taaaatgcagaATGTGTGGTTAAAGTGAACAATAAGAGATCACCCTTGCAATCATTTTATAATCTGCTGATCTAGTATAAGTTAGTCCTGGAAATATTCAACCAAGATGCTACCTTCTGGACCTTGATGACATCTGGATCCATTTCCACATTTATTTATCCTACTGCCTAAAAAattctgtcttattttctttccgGCAATTGTCATGGtgaaacatacttttaaaaattgtgtgtgtgtgcattattTCTCCTTAAAAAGGTAACTTTTATcaatttggaaaattttgaaaaataagaaaaatgcaagtaCGAAATTAAAAAAGTAACCACCATAAAGATTTTACCCACCAAagtctttcctctgtgtgattactattattaacattttgtcaTGTTTGCATCTTTTATGCATATAGGCAAATATATCTTTTATGtgattgaaatataaaataaaatagacataattGTTCTTCCAGCATGGACCATACCATGTGAGATAAAAAACCTTTTCCCTTATTATGAGATACCTTCACAGGTGAACTTTTGAATTGCTATGTACGCTtttaatattccatcatatggatTCGACTTTATATTTCTGAATGAGTTTTATTATGACAAAGTAGAATTCAAACTACCAGTTCCAGACTTTTCCTCTGGATAATCTGCTCAGCATTTTTCCCTTCTCTGGGGTTCTTGGGATCTAGATGCTCTTTTACTTCATTCTCCTTCATGTTCCTAAGACCTGCCAAGAAGTATATGctaaatgtgtaaataaatgttgGACAAGCTTTATTGAGCTCATGATGTCAATTCCAAATCTTTTGGGCAGCTTCATCTTAGTCATTCTTGTTCACAACTCTCTGGGTAAATAATACAGGCTCCATTTTAGTATTAACATATGCTGATTATCATTTAAATTAGCAAAAGTTAGCCAAAAGCCTATGAAAAAATACTGTATGTGTGAGTTTGGGGTAGAGGGAAAGATGTTGATCCATTCTGGTCAGTACCTGTGACTCCGTGGCGGAGAATCCTCAAATACAAGTCCCCGTGTCCCACAGGGGCTACTTCACATATCAGAGTCAAAGGTACACGATAAAGCCTCTGAAAAGCACAGACCAAGAAGAACATGCTGTCCTCACATATAACCGGGAGGAGCTGGACCCAGCTAATCGCACCTGTGGTGTAAAAAATGTTGGCAGAAAACACAGCATCACCCGCACTGCTAGGTCACTCAACAGCCCAGAGGTGAGTGTGGCTTTCCTATGTCATCGGTCATTGCCATTGCCTCAGCAATGACAATGCAATAGACTGTCATGCTCAGCAATGCCTAGGATAGGGAAAGCCTATACCTTATTTACTTATGCGTCAATTTAATTTCTCTCTGAAGCAGAAAAAATTGTCTTTGTAAGCTTTTCACACTTTTAGCATAAAAGTAATTATTAACAATGTTCTTTTACTCTTTGTAAAGCAAGAAGAATTTCTTCGGGCTGCAAGATATATTGATCTCTTTTTGGTGCTGGATAATGCCTTTGTGAGTATGGAACGTGTGTGCTCCTTGTCAAGTTAAGTTAACTTTTAAGATTTCTTATCTGCAAACATAAACAATAAACCATTCTAGCTGAAAATTCAGAGCCCTGACTGTCTGACCTGTTCTACCCATCTTGCCAGCAACAGTGTTCCCTCACCCCCTTTGATCTCTACTTGCTGCCAAAATATTTAGCTATTAGAAATACACTAAATGCCAGATAGCTACAGAAGATCAACcacaataatgaaaaacaaaaatgaacggGTTATTAAAGTATTGTTTAATTCTCACtgtattatgtaaatataaagtAGACTCaaactatatattttacattatagtTGTATATACAAAAACACTAGAATCCGTGCTCCTAATTAACAAAAATGGCTTTATAATCAAATTTTAATAGTATTGAAttagtttaaaacatttaaatcattAGTTTGATTtgttcaatataaaaatgaaaaaaatgaaattttatatgaatGCCTAATTTTTCTCTTACCAAAAAAATCTGACATTTGAAATACAATTTGTTGAAACATGGAATTTTATATAAGGTAGACATGGAATGAATAAAGAtgtatatacattaaaatgtgtGATTTTGCTTAAAACGTGAACTACACTCCATCAACTTTCTCACTATAGTTTGGGATCTTAATTATACTTTGCATTTTGTATTTCACAGTACGACATGTATCATGGAAATCTAACTTTGATCAGAAGCTTCTTGTTTGATGTGATGAACCTACTCAATGTGGTAAGATAATAGCCTCAGGCTTTCCTATGGTTTCACCAAATAAGGGGTTGGGAGGGTCACATGGTTTAAGGTcagcagcagttttgagaaatcTAGCAGACAAGGATAAACATTAAGCTAAAATCATATGTACTGTAGCAAAAGCAACTTCTAGAATCCCTGTTTTCAAAATGGGATACATTTATCCACCATTTGTGGATAAATGCAAAGGATCTAAAACACTaaagaaatctcaaaaaaaatttatgaagaaaaatgcTCTTCCTGCAGATTTATAACACCATAGATGTTCAAGTGGCCTTGGTAGGTATGGAAATCTGGTCTGACGGTGATAAGATAAAGGTGGAACCCAAGGCAGGCGTCACCTTTACCAACTTTCTGAATTGGCATCGTTCTAACCTGGGGAAAATGAAACCCCATGATCATGCTCAGCTACTCAGGtaagccacactgtccagggccaGGCATAGCCAGGCAGAGTAGATAGTTATTCCAAAGGTTTCTCGCGAGACATTACTATTCAATGATTTATCCCCGATTGTTGTCAGAGAGCCTGTATTTCTACCATTACCAATTCACCTGTGAGGTTATTGAAGACCTATGTCAGATTACCAAAACAGGTTCTTGGATGTGGGACAACCATCCCACATCCAAGTCATTATATAACAGTCATTATAGTGCTATGGAATGGCATTAGCTTTTCAGGGGCCTAGTGAGTATAAATAGGGTAgggcaacaaggaaaataaaaaacatgattcACAAAAGCAGATTGTTCTCAAGATTCAGATTGTGACACTGCACCTTTAACTTCCACACAGTGGACGTGCCTTCACTCGTACACGGGCAGGAATGTCAGCCTCAAACTCCCTGTGTTCCCCATCTTCGGTCGCCGTTGTTGAGGTTTGAAAACTTACAGTAAATCTTCTCTGTGGTTCTACATCCTCTATGAAGACCAGCATAATGCCTTATATAGAGTTAGTACAATGAACATTTGCTGAGTCAGTacataaaagtagaaagaaaactaTTGGTAGACCATTACATCGAAGGTTCCTTGGATTACAGAATTGAATATGTCCTTACCTTGGCTCTCCCAGAAGGCTTAACTCTTCAGCTGGCGTTGAGGAGTAAGAGcagggagatagggagagaaagggaatccAGGTGTCCTCTGTGGCCTGAGCCAACTTCAGATTAATCACCCTCAATATCAATGGCCAGAGAGATCAGACGAGGGGCACGCTGGTGTGATGTGGTCAAGCATTACTGATGTCAATAGTTTTGGGAAGCCTTTGAGTACATAATATGGTATGTTCTGGGACTTCCTACAAAGTCCCAAAACATTATATTTATCTGAATATAATCATGGTTTACTGAGAAAGTATTATTAGTtaagcaaatgtttattaaactcTGACTCAATGGTTGATTCACAGGAACCAATAATTCCAAGTGTTTATCTAACATTTTATAACAACAAATGACAGGGAAAGGAACTTCACaactaattattttttgtttgtcaaACTATTACTTTACTTCTGAACATTGACAACAATTAAGaattaactgaataaaaagaagaagaagtaatagacatttccattttttcaagGCTAATAGAAAGAACAACGTGGCTCTTGTAGCAGTGATGTCGCATGAGTTGGGTCATGCTCTTGGTATGCCTGACGTTCCATATAACACCAAGTGTTCCTCTGGGAGCTGCGTGATGAATCAGTATCTAAGGTGAGACCTTGTCATTTGCATGTTCAATCCCCatgcagggcacatacctaggttgtcgGTTCAACTGCCACCAGGGGcagtacgagaggcaaccaattgatgtttctctctcacatcaatgttctcccccctccctctgtctttctctttctcctccttcttctctctctaaaaaaaatcaataaacatatcctcaggtgaggattaaaaaaaagaattcagatgTAGTCTCTATAGCTGGATGGGCATCTTTTATCAAGAGCTGTGTATCCCATTAATTCACCCTCCAGCCTCTTGGTGCATGTGTTTTACCAGGTATTAGAGCTAATTATTTAAGATTTGTGAATATACCAAGGTAAATAACAAGTATGGTGACTgtgttattttaactttaaataatatattttctagaaTTATGGATCTAATTAAGATGATGACAGCTGTCCCCATCACCAATCAATCAATCCATTTTTCTGTGCTGTGTGATTGATCACAATGCCACCCTCCATATGTAACACAGCATAGGCCTAAACTGATTGTAAATTTGGAATTTCCTTGGAAGCAGGTAACACTTTTCGACCAGTCAGATTCTCATATTCATTTATCACAGTATATCATggtatttctgatttttcttctggTTACAGTTCAAAATTCCCAAAGGATTTCAGCACATCCTCCCGCTCACATTTTGAAAGATACATTTTATCTGCAAAACCAAAGTGCCTGCTGCAAGCCCCGATTCCTAAAGATATACTCACAATCCCAGTGTGTGGGAACCAGCTTCTGGAAGTGGGGGAAGAATGTGACTGTGGCTCTCCGAAGGTATGGAAATGTCCATGGTTAGAAACCTTACTATACAATGATTGCAGCataactgttttctttctctttcctttcctagaaaaatactttttaaaaaatttctaaagacAAGTTTGGCATCATTGTGAAAAGTAGACTTGCACTTATGTCAGTACTGGTTTTAGGCATTTTTTTGAAAGGCATTTCAAAAGCCAGGATACAGTTTTGATGTAATCATATGAAGCTCAATGTAAGGATAGTAATCATTAATTATAATATGTCACATGAGCTTTCCTGATACATTAGTCAGAACCCTATGCCCCATAAAGTCACAGCTGATCGTCAGTTGAACAGTCACAAGTAGAGGTCTAGATAGAAGTCCACTCCACAGAGAGTTAGCtgaccttctttcatccagct
This window of the Desmodus rotundus isolate HL8 chromosome 9, HLdesRot8A.1, whole genome shotgun sequence genome carries:
- the ADAMDEC1 gene encoding ADAM DEC1 isoform X2, whose translation is MLCGTSQLPAVTNMSLVLLSVLWIIVQTEEIAIRQTPETELYKVVHPKKLHILHKREVRNNQTETHGNEERYEPELQYQIILNGEVILCLQKTKHLLGPNYTETYYSPEGEEITTSPQNMEHCYYKGYILNEKDSVASISTCNGLRGYFTYQSQRYTIKPLKSTDQEEHAVLTYNREELDPANRTCGVKNVGRKHSITRTARSLNSPEQEEFLRAARYIDLFLVLDNAFYDMYHGNLTLIRSFLFDVMNLLNVIYNTIDVQVALVGMEIWSDGDKIKVEPKAGVTFTNFLNWHRSNLGKMKPHDHAQLLSGRAFTRTRAGMSASNSLCSPSSVAVVEANRKNNVALVAVMSHELGHALGMPDVPYNTKCSSGSCVMNQYLSSKFPKDFSTSSRSHFERYILSAKPKCLLQAPIPKDILTIPVCGNQLLEVGEECDCGSPKRCSQPCCEATTCKFKASADCIMDSEPHNKARFQPLYSLCGCSKLEVQLSP
- the ADAMDEC1 gene encoding ADAM DEC1 isoform X1, with product MLCGTSQLPAVTNMSLVLLSVLWIIVQTEEIAIRQTPETELYKVVHPKKLHILHKREVRNNQTETHGNEERYEPELQYQIILNGEVILCLQKTKHLLGPNYTETYYSPEGEEITTSPQNMEHCYYKGYILNEKDSVASISTCNGLRGYFTYQSQRYTIKPLKSTDQEEHAVLTYNREELDPANRTCGVKNVGRKHSITRTARSLNSPEQEEFLRAARYIDLFLVLDNAFYDMYHGNLTLIRSFLFDVMNLLNVIYNTIDVQVALVGMEIWSDGDKIKVEPKAGVTFTNFLNWHRSNLGKMKPHDHAQLLSGRAFTRTRAGMSASNSLCSPSSVAVVEANRKNNVALVAVMSHELGHALGMPDVPYNTKCSSGSCVMNQYLSSKFPKDFSTSSRSHFERYILSAKPKCLLQAPIPKDILTIPVCGNQLLEVGEECDCGSPKRCSQPCCEATTCKFKASADCIMDSEPHNVSPSFSFFVLRCLLTLISYLIMV
- the ADAMDEC1 gene encoding ADAM DEC1 isoform X3, which codes for MLCGTSQLPAVTNMSLVLLSVLWIIVQTEEIAIRQTPETELYKVVHPKKLHILHKREVRNNQTETHGNEERYEPELQYQIILNGEVILCLQKTKHLLGPNYTETYYSPEGEEITTSPQNMEHCYYKGYILNEKDSVASISTCNGLRGYFTYQSQRYTIKPLKSTDQEEHAVLTYNREELDPANRTCGVKNVGRKHSITRTARSLNSPEQEEFLRAARYIDLFLVLDNAFYDMYHGNLTLIRSFLFDVMNLLNVIYNTIDVQVALVGMEIWSDGDKIKVEPKAGVTFTNFLNWHRSNLGKMKPHDHAQLLSGRAFTRTRAGMSASNSLCSPSSVAVVEANRKNNVALVAVMSHELGHALGMPDVPYNTKCSSGSCVMNQYLSSKFPKDFSTSSRSHFERYILSAKPKCLLQAPIPKDILTIPVCGNQLLEVGEECDCGSPKRCSQPCCEATTCKFKASADCIMDSEPHNKTKWKQTHG
- the ADAMDEC1 gene encoding ADAM DEC1 isoform X4, which produces MLCGTSQLPAVTNMSLVLLSVLWIIVQTEEIAIRQTPETELYKVVHPKKLHILHKREVRNNQTETHGNEERYEPELQYQIILNGEVILCLQKTKHLLGPNYTETYYSPEGEEITTSPQNMEHCYYKGYILNEKDSVASISTCNGLRGYFTYQSQRYTIKPLKSTDQEEHAVLTYNREELDPANRTCGVKNVGRKHSITRTARSLNSPEQEEFLRAARYIDLFLVLDNAFYDMYHGNLTLIRSFLFDVMNLLNVIYNTIDVQVALVGMEIWSDGDKIKVEPKAGVTFTNFLNWHRSNLGKMKPHDHAQLLSGRAFTRTRAGMSASNSLCSPSSVAVVEANRKNNVALVAVMSHELGHALGMPDVPYNTKCSSGSCVMNQYLSSKFPKDFSTSSRSHFERYILSAKPKCLLQAPIPKDILTIPVCGNQLLEVGEECDCGSPKRCSQPCCEATTCKFKASADCIMDSEPHN